The Amphiprion ocellaris isolate individual 3 ecotype Okinawa chromosome 6, ASM2253959v1, whole genome shotgun sequence genome contains a region encoding:
- the ypel1 gene encoding protein yippee-like 1, whose protein sequence is MVKMTKSKTFQAYLPSCHRTYSCIHCRAHLANHDELISKSFQGSQGRAYLFNSVVNVGCGPAEERVLLTGLHAVADIYCENCKTTLGWKYEHAFESSQKYKEGKFIIELAHMIKDNGWE, encoded by the exons ATGGTGAAGATGACCAAGTCCAAGACCTTCCAGGCTTACCTGCCGAGCTGTCACCGCACCTACAGCTGCATCCACTGCCGGGCACATCTGGCCAATCACGACGAGCTCATCTCAAAG tcatttcaaggCAGTCAAGGAAGAGCGTACCTGTTTAACTCAGT GGTGAATGTCGGCTGCGGGCCAGCTGAGGAGCGGGTTCTCCTCACAGGTTTACATGCTGTGGCTGATATCTACtgtgaaaactgtaaaaccacCCTGGGCTGGAAATAT gagCATGCATTTGAGAGCAGTCAAAAGTACAAAGAGGGAAAGTTCATCATTGAGCTGGCTCACATGATCAAGGATAACGGGTGGGAGTGA